ACGCCAGCTCGCTGGAAACATTCATGCGAGCGGAGCCGTTGCCGTGGGCGATGCTTGTCATCGAACGAGCGCGCGCGCTGAGCCGACTCGCGACCAGCGCAGACAGAAGTGCGGCGACGCATCAGCTGGAATGCGTCCGGAAAGACATTCTTAAAGCCGGACTGGGGTCGGCGCTCACCGCGATCGATGCCGCGCTGGCCGCTTCCGGGCATCCGGACGCACGGCCCGGAGAAGCGCTGAACGCGCACGAGCGACGCCAGACGGGTCCCGGGTGTTCAATTTCGAACGTACGGGATCAGTCCCGTTAATCTCTCACACGATTGAGGTGTTCACGGGGTGCGCCAGCGCTTCCCAACTGGGCGACGCATTTAAATGCTTCTCTGTCGCCATTGGCAGGCAGACGCGGACCCGCCCCGTGGCGTACGTCCTGCAATTAGATCGGTTCGTCGCCGCCCCACTCACAATCCGCGAGCGATTGCGAATGCGCCCGTGGGAGACGGCTGGCAGCTTCCAGTAACGAGTGGCCGCCTGGTGTCAGCAAAGGCCGTTGATGTCCTCCAGCGATCTGCTCCAGCAGAAGGAGCTGGCGTTCCAGCAGCGTGTCGACTTCGCTGCGATTCATGTCGATCTGGTCCGGTGCACTGCGGACCAGCATGAGGGTGGCAAATTCGTGTGGGCTTAGCATGTTCGTCTCCCAGTAACAATGAGGCCGCGACCAGGGGCAAAAGTAAAACATCATAGGTCGGCAAAATGACAGGCTGATGATGCACAGTGCCGTTTCGGCGATTGACCGCTGGTCGGTTCGCGCGACGACGGGGCTTGCTAACGCTCCGCTGACGCGGTTTTCACCCCATGTGGCCCTGGAATAAACCGGTGCATCCGGTCGTTTAACGAGCAGGCAACCATGTCCCCGGCGGGAAGCCTTATCGCGCCGCGGCGCGAAGTTGCGCAAGCACACCGATGTGCTGGGTGACGCCGGTGACGCCGCGCGTCGAAACGTCGGGGATCCACGCGGAACCCCATCATGAACAGGTTACTTCGGCTCGGGACGTTGCTCTTCTGTCTAGGCGTTTCTGCGCCTGCCTTCTCGCAAACATATGACGATTCAGATGTGTCGGGCAACTATGGCAATTGCCGCGCGGTGGTGGGGCAGGCGGAAATCGACGGCACGGGACAGCAGGTCGTCGGACGTGCGTGCCTGCAGCCTGACGGGACATGGCAGTTCGTGCAAAGTCCCGACGGCAACGTGATGTGGTATCCGGTAGCGACTTACCCGTACTCCGATCCGTGGTGGTGGGGACCACCCCTGTTTATCAGTTGGGGCGTGAGCTTCATTTTTGTCGACAATTCCCACCGTTTTCACCGCTTTAATAAATTCCGTCAGCTGGATCACAACCATTTCAGTGTTCACATCGTGACGGGCTTCCGCCGCGCACCGTTCCAACCCGGAGGCTTCCAGCCCGGAGGCATGCACGGAGTCGGTGGGATGCAGCGCAACATCGGTGGCATGCGCGGGTCCGGTGGAGAGTCCGGCGGAATGCGACGGCGTTAGACCGTCTCCCCTCTTTGTGGCAAACCCCACTCGAAACCCCACAAGTCCATCACGCAAGAACGTTGCTGAAAAATCCCATTTCTTGACCTGGGTGGAGGAATGTGCCGGCTCCTTGTGCTTTCCGAAGGCGTATTTCCAGTTTTCGGAGGGGTGGACAAAAATGGCCAGGATCAAGCACTTCGAGGCCAAAGGCTTCCGGGACCCCACCTGGAGTTACCGGCGGCTTGCGTCTATCCTTGTCTCACCTCTTTGGCTGCCGGCCGCGCCGACGGGGCCTTCCGCACCTTTCGACAATGGCTACCGCCCAGCAAGGGCAAACCCAGAAGGAGAAAACCAAATGTCACGATCCATCTCGCAGCGCGCTTTCATGGTGTTCGGTGGTCTGGCCTTAGCGGGTACGCTGACCTTGGCGCAAGCGGCGCCGGTCTCTTTTGAAGTGCCGTTGACGGGCGCCCAACAGGTCCCGCCGGTGCAGACTTCAGGCAGCGGCAGCGCCAAGCTCACGTACGACCCCAGCACGCGGGTCGTAACCTGGAACATCAGCTTCAGCGGATTGTCGAGTCAGACCACGATGGCGCATTTCCACGGGCCCGCTCCGGCCGGCAAAAACGCCGGCGTGAAGGTCTGGCTCTCCCAGAAAGGCAAAATGGAGGTGACGAGCCCGATCAGCGGTCAGGCCACGCTATCCCCGGACGACGCCAGGATGTTCGAAGCCGGTGACATGTACATCAACGTTCACAGCAAGAACAATCCGGATGGCGAGATCCGCGGCCAGGTGGTGCCGCCGAAGAGCAACTGACGCAACCACTGAAGCGGCACCCTGAGATCAGGTTCGCGGCAAACTCAGAGCCAGGCCGCGAGCAGCATCACCACGGCAGCGCCGACGCCGAGCGGCAGCAGCGCCAGCAGCGCTGGCGTCTGCCGCGGCGCGTCGATGGACGAGGGCAACAGCTTGTAGCCGGTTAGCATCGGACGCAGCAGGTTGTGCCCCTTCGCTACTGCGTAGAGAGCGATCACGAGCACGTGCAGCGCCACCGCGGCGAGCAGCACGTCCCAAACAAGCCCGTGCAACGTCGAGATAGCGTTGGCGAGCCACACGGGCACCACTTCGCTCAACGGCCCTTCGTCGGCGATGTCATTGTTGACGTAGAGCCCGCTCAGCGTCTCGGCCAGCAGCAACGCGAGCAGCAGCAGGACCATCCAGCCGCCGGCCGCATTGTGGCCCACCTGCACATCCGGCTCGCGGCGAAACAGGTGACGCAAATGACGAAGTGCAGCGGCGGGCGACGCCACGAAACTGCGAAAGCGCGCGGTTTCACTGCCAAAGCAGCCCCACAGCAGCCGGGAAATAACCAGCGCGAGCAGCGTCTCGCCGACCCGGACGTGCCAGTCAATCCAGTTCAGTTTCAAGGTGACATAGGCCGCCGTGACCAGCACGACCACCAGCCAGTGAAACAGTCGCACCGGCGCGTCCCAGACCAGCACCGGGCGGCGGACAGGCTGTGTCGGCCGCGTGACAGGTTCGTGAGCATCCATGTGTTGCGCCTCCGTTCGCAAGCGGCTGGGAGAGGTACAGTCCCGGGATGAACACCACGCCGGAGCATTGCAACGCGGTGACGCAGTAGCCCATGATGTCCCATACTCGATTCACTCGAGCTTGCCAGGGAGAAACTGATTCCCTACAGAATCCACTTCCTTACGTTGCTTCCCCGACTACCTGTCGGGTCCGGTCCAGGCTAATACATTTTATTACCTCAATGACTGCTCCGGCTTTCGTCCCGCTGAACACGCCATGCCAGCGGAGGTCCAATCTATTGGTGTCTTCGACAGGTCTCCGCCATGTTTCCCGCTTCGTTTGTCCACGCTCACGCTGCCCACGCTGACTGGCGAGCGGCTCTCGCCGAGTGCCAGGGGCAAGTTCAAGCTCAGATTGAAGCCCGTGCGGCACAGCGAGATGAATCCGCACCCTTCACGCTCGGTTGGTGTTACCTCAGCGACTATTACGCACCCGCGTCCGAGGCAATCCTCGATGAACTGCACCGGAGCCTGCCCGGCATCGCCTGGGTCGGGACGGCCGGTGTTGGGGTAGCGGCTAGCGGCATCGAATACATCGACGAACCGGCCCTCGTGCTGATGGTCGCTCCGCTGCCACGGGAATCGTTCCGGCTATTCTCCGGCCAGCAACCACTGCCTGCGACATCCTCCGGGTTCGTGGCCTATACCGCTTTGGTCCATGCCGAAGGCAGCACGCCGGATGTGCAGGAATTGCTGCACGAACTGAGCGCCCGCACGACCACTGGTTATCTCTTCGGCGGGCTATCCTCGGCGCGAAACCGTCCGCTACATATGGCGGAAGGCGTGTTCACCGGGGGGTTGTCCGGCGTGCTCTTCGGCCCCGAGGTTGGTCTGATTTCGCGCGTGACGCAAGGCTGCCAGCCTGTCGGGCCGGTGCGCACCATCACCCAGGCCGAACGCAATCTGGTGTTCACGCTGGACGGCAAGCCCGCACTCGATTGCGTGCTACAAGATCTTGGACTCGACCGGGATCTGCCAGTCGATGCGTTGTCGCAGGCGCTGTCTACCACCCTGGCGGGCTTGAGCACCGGCGTCGAGGACGTGCCGACATGGCCTGGAAAGTTCGGCGCGGATACACTCGTGCGGCACGTGGTGGGCGTGGATCCCGAGCACCGGGTCCTGGCGATTGCGGATCGGGTCGAGCCCGGCATGCATCTGGCCTTTTGCACGCGCAATCGCGAGGCGGCCCGGGCCGACCTGGTGCGCATTGCAACGGAAATCCGCGCGGAACTGGAATGCGACACGGCGAGGCACATGTCGGGCGCGCTGTACGTCAGTTGCTCGGGACGGGGCGGTCCGCACTTCGGAGCGCGGCATGCGGAGTTGCAGACGGTGCGAAATGCGCTAGGTGAGGTACCGTTGGTGGGATTCTTCGC
The DNA window shown above is from Paraburkholderia sp. BL10I2N1 and carries:
- a CDS encoding cytochrome b/b6 domain-containing protein; translation: MDAHEPVTRPTQPVRRPVLVWDAPVRLFHWLVVVLVTAAYVTLKLNWIDWHVRVGETLLALVISRLLWGCFGSETARFRSFVASPAAALRHLRHLFRREPDVQVGHNAAGGWMVLLLLALLLAETLSGLYVNNDIADEGPLSEVVPVWLANAISTLHGLVWDVLLAAVALHVLVIALYAVAKGHNLLRPMLTGYKLLPSSIDAPRQTPALLALLPLGVGAAVVMLLAAWL
- a CDS encoding FIST N-terminal domain-containing protein; its protein translation is MFPASFVHAHAAHADWRAALAECQGQVQAQIEARAAQRDESAPFTLGWCYLSDYYAPASEAILDELHRSLPGIAWVGTAGVGVAASGIEYIDEPALVLMVAPLPRESFRLFSGQQPLPATSSGFVAYTALVHAEGSTPDVQELLHELSARTTTGYLFGGLSSARNRPLHMAEGVFTGGLSGVLFGPEVGLISRVTQGCQPVGPVRTITQAERNLVFTLDGKPALDCVLQDLGLDRDLPVDALSQALSTTLAGLSTGVEDVPTWPGKFGADTLVRHVVGVDPEHRVLAIADRVEPGMHLAFCTRNREAARADLVRIATEIRAELECDTARHMSGALYVSCSGRGGPHFGARHAELQTVRNALGEVPLVGFFAGGEIARSHLYGYTGVLTVFTNRD
- a CDS encoding CHRD domain-containing protein produces the protein MSRSISQRAFMVFGGLALAGTLTLAQAAPVSFEVPLTGAQQVPPVQTSGSGSAKLTYDPSTRVVTWNISFSGLSSQTTMAHFHGPAPAGKNAGVKVWLSQKGKMEVTSPISGQATLSPDDARMFEAGDMYINVHSKNNPDGEIRGQVVPPKSN